In Rhizophagus irregularis chromosome 12, complete sequence, a single window of DNA contains:
- a CDS encoding RuvB-like protein 1 has translation MRISEVKSTSRDQRIAPHTHIKGLGLNDEGRAYQQADGFVGQSSAREAGGIVVDLIKSKKMAGRALLLAGAPGTGKTAIALAIAQELGPKVPFCPMVGSEVYSSEVKKTEVLMENFRRAIGLRIKETKEVYEGEVLELTPEETENPLGGYGKTLSHVTIGLKTVKGIKTLKLDPSIYESIQKEKVTVGDVIYIEANTGAVKRVGRSDAYATEFDLEADEYVPLPKGEVHKKKEIVQDVTLNDLDIANARPQGGQDIMSMMGQLLKPKKTEITDKLRKEINKVVNKYIDQGIAELVPGVLFIDEVHLLDIECFTYLNKALESAISPIVIFATNRGMCQVRGTEDIIAPHGIPIDLLDRILIIRTLPYTLDDIRAIVQIRARTEGLEISEDALNYTAESGVKTSLRYVIQLLTPASILARTNGRENITLEDLKEVDDLFYDAKSSAKILAEYQARYVS, from the exons ATGAGAATTTCAGAAGTAAAAAGTACAAGTCGTGACCAGCGCATTGCACCTCATACACACATTAAAGGACTTGGTTTAAATGACGAAGGAAGGGCATACCAGCAGGCTGACGGTTTTGTTGGTCAAAGTTCTGCAAGAGAG GCAGGCGGTATCGTTGTGGATTTgataaaaagcaaaaaaatggCTGGTCGCGCTTTGCTTTTGGCAGGTGCACCAGGTACCGGTAAAACTGCGATAGCTCTTGCTATAGCTCAAGAACTCGGACCTAAAGTTCCATTTTGCCCAATGGTTGGCAGTGAAGTGTACTCTTCAGAAGTTAAAAAAACTGAAGttttaatggaaaattttCGAAGAGCTATAG GATTGAGAATCAAAGAAACCAAAGAAGTATATGAGGGAGAAGTGTTGGAACTCACACCGGAAGAAACAGAAAATCCATTGGGTGGTTATGGAAAAACTTTGTCACATGTGACCATCGGACTAAAAACAGTTAAAGGAATAAAAACGTTGAAACTAGATCCAAGTATTTATGAAAgtatacaaaaagaaaaagtcaCTGTGGGCGACGTTATTTATATTGAAGCCAATACTGGTGCTGTAAAA cgTGTCGGCCGATCCGACGCTTATGCTACTGAATTTGATTTAGAAGCCGATGAATATGTTCCACTTCCAAAAGGCGAAGTTcacaaaaagaaagaaattgttCAAGATGTCACACTAAATGATTTAGATATTGCGAATGCACGGCCTCAG ggTGGGCAAGATATTATGTCGATGATGGGTCAATTATTGAAACCGAAAAAGACtgaaataacagataaattgagaaaagaaatcaataaagtggttaataaatatattgatcaaGGAATTGCTGAATTAGTTCCTGgtgttttatttatagatgag GTACATTTATTGGACATTGAGTGctttacttatttaaataaggCGTTAGAATCTGCTATTTCACCTATAGTTATTTTTGCCACAAATCGTGGAATGTGTCAAGTTAG AGGTACAGAAGATATCATTGCTCCACACGGTATCCCAATTGATTTGCTTGATCGCATTCTGATTATTCGAACATTACCTTATACTCTGGATGATATCAGAGCAATTGTACAAATTCGTGCAAGAACAGAAGGGTTAGAAATATCTGAGGATGCTTTGAATTATACGGCTGAATCTGGTGTCAAAACATCTTTAAG atatgTTATTCAATTGCTTACTCCTGCAAGTATACTTGCACGCACAAATGGACGAGAAAATATCACATTAGAGGATCTTAAAGAGGTGgatgatttattttatgatgCCAAATCTTCTGCTAAAATTCTAGCTGAATATCAAG caCGATAcgtttcataa
- a CDS encoding RuvB-like protein 1 variant 2, whose translation MAGRALLLAGAPGTGKTAIALAIAQELGPKVPFCPMVGSEVYSSEVKKTEVLMENFRRAIGLRIKETKEVYEGEVLELTPEETENPLGGYGKTLSHVTIGLKTVKGIKTLKLDPSIYESIQKEKVTVGDVIYIEANTGAVKRVGRSDAYATEFDLEADEYVPLPKGEVHKKKEIVQDVTLNDLDIANARPQGGQDIMSMMGQLLKPKKTEITDKLRKEINKVVNKYIDQGIAELVPGVLFIDEVHLLDIECFTYLNKALESAISPIVIFATNRGMCQVRGTEDIIAPHGIPIDLLDRILIIRTLPYTLDDIRAIVQIRARTEGLEISEDALNYTAESGVKTSLRYVIQLLTPASILARTNGRENITLEDLKEVDDLFYDAKSSAKILAEYQARYVS comes from the exons atggCTGGTCGCGCTTTGCTTTTGGCAGGTGCACCAGGTACCGGTAAAACTGCGATAGCTCTTGCTATAGCTCAAGAACTCGGACCTAAAGTTCCATTTTGCCCAATGGTTGGCAGTGAAGTGTACTCTTCAGAAGTTAAAAAAACTGAAGttttaatggaaaattttCGAAGAGCTATAG GATTGAGAATCAAAGAAACCAAAGAAGTATATGAGGGAGAAGTGTTGGAACTCACACCGGAAGAAACAGAAAATCCATTGGGTGGTTATGGAAAAACTTTGTCACATGTGACCATCGGACTAAAAACAGTTAAAGGAATAAAAACGTTGAAACTAGATCCAAGTATTTATGAAAgtatacaaaaagaaaaagtcaCTGTGGGCGACGTTATTTATATTGAAGCCAATACTGGTGCTGTAAAA cgTGTCGGCCGATCCGACGCTTATGCTACTGAATTTGATTTAGAAGCCGATGAATATGTTCCACTTCCAAAAGGCGAAGTTcacaaaaagaaagaaattgttCAAGATGTCACACTAAATGATTTAGATATTGCGAATGCACGGCCTCAG ggTGGGCAAGATATTATGTCGATGATGGGTCAATTATTGAAACCGAAAAAGACtgaaataacagataaattgagaaaagaaatcaataaagtggttaataaatatattgatcaaGGAATTGCTGAATTAGTTCCTGgtgttttatttatagatgag GTACATTTATTGGACATTGAGTGctttacttatttaaataaggCGTTAGAATCTGCTATTTCACCTATAGTTATTTTTGCCACAAATCGTGGAATGTGTCAAGTTAG AGGTACAGAAGATATCATTGCTCCACACGGTATCCCAATTGATTTGCTTGATCGCATTCTGATTATTCGAACATTACCTTATACTCTGGATGATATCAGAGCAATTGTACAAATTCGTGCAAGAACAGAAGGGTTAGAAATATCTGAGGATGCTTTGAATTATACGGCTGAATCTGGTGTCAAAACATCTTTAAG atatgTTATTCAATTGCTTACTCCTGCAAGTATACTTGCACGCACAAATGGACGAGAAAATATCACATTAGAGGATCTTAAAGAGGTGgatgatttattttatgatgCCAAATCTTCTGCTAAAATTCTAGCTGAATATCAAG caCGATAcgtttcataa